From the Desulfopila inferna genome, one window contains:
- a CDS encoding glycine/sarcosine/betaine reductase selenoprotein B family protein encodes MARLNTIPEPLRSFLAKLPCPTFETRPWAPGTPLARRRVAIISTAGLHRRDDRPFEGMSGDFRVIADSCIAKDLVMSHISTNFDRTGFQQDWNVAFPLDRLHELAAHKSIGSVADFHYSFMGATDPADMETAANKLAGLLRGDQVDAALLVPVUPLCTRAVGALAHYLEAEGIPTTQISLIREHTQTIQPPRALWVPFALGRPLGLPGNPDFQRQVVLAALILLEAEMGPVLEDFPHDVPKKNTSQYSLDQLACPVTFVGPITQKTETEKLLEAFSREVGEFRSWYDIGIEKRGYSAVIYFTPDAALQLFTDFLSEIPMTPGEHISSLDAALRFAAQDLKSVYFESVMFRPDMILTDDATFTEWFWQKTAAGAVLKAVREKCRASGDKALKMTGDMLLVPLGQA; translated from the coding sequence ATGGCACGATTGAACACCATACCCGAACCCTTGCGCTCTTTCCTGGCAAAACTGCCCTGCCCAACCTTTGAGACCCGCCCTTGGGCTCCGGGCACACCACTTGCCCGGCGCCGCGTTGCCATTATTTCAACTGCGGGACTGCATCGCCGCGATGATCGTCCCTTTGAAGGGATGTCTGGCGATTTCCGCGTGATCGCAGACTCCTGCATAGCCAAAGATCTGGTGATGTCCCATATTTCAACGAATTTTGACCGCACCGGATTTCAACAGGACTGGAATGTGGCTTTTCCCCTGGACCGGCTTCATGAACTTGCCGCCCATAAATCCATCGGATCCGTGGCGGATTTTCACTATTCGTTTATGGGGGCCACTGATCCGGCAGACATGGAAACCGCGGCAAACAAGCTTGCCGGGCTGCTGAGAGGTGATCAGGTTGATGCGGCCCTGCTGGTGCCGGTCTGACCTCTCTGCACCCGCGCCGTGGGCGCGCTGGCACATTATCTGGAAGCCGAAGGAATCCCAACTACTCAGATTAGCCTGATCAGAGAGCATACTCAAACCATTCAGCCCCCCAGAGCCCTGTGGGTGCCGTTTGCCTTGGGCCGTCCTTTGGGACTTCCGGGCAATCCTGACTTTCAACGACAGGTGGTCTTGGCAGCCCTGATCCTTCTGGAGGCGGAAATGGGTCCGGTATTGGAGGATTTTCCTCATGACGTCCCCAAAAAAAATACGTCACAATATTCGCTTGATCAGCTGGCCTGTCCGGTTACTTTCGTCGGTCCAATCACACAAAAAACTGAAACAGAGAAACTACTGGAAGCATTCAGCCGTGAAGTCGGGGAATTTCGCTCCTGGTATGATATCGGCATTGAAAAACGCGGTTATTCCGCTGTAATCTATTTTACGCCGGATGCTGCACTGCAGCTGTTCACTGATTTTCTCTCTGAGATCCCCATGACACCGGGTGAGCACATATCTTCACTGGACGCGGCCCTTCGTTTTGCGGCACAGGATCTCAAGTCGGTCTATTTCGAATCTGTGATGTTTCGTCCGGATATGATATTAACGGACGATGCCACCTTCACCGAGTGGTTCTGGCAGAAGACTGCCGCCGGTGCGGTACTTAAAGCCGTGAGGGAAAAA